In the Colius striatus isolate bColStr4 chromosome W, bColStr4.1.hap1, whole genome shotgun sequence genome, one interval contains:
- the LOC133628632 gene encoding cyclin-dependent kinase 5 activator 1-like, which produces MGTVLSLSPSYRKAPLFEEGAATVGHYTAVQNSKNAKEKGLKRHSLISVLPWKRIAAVSAKKKSSKKVQPNGGYQSNVTHLNNENLKKSLSCANLATFAPPPPAAAAAALASAQKVPPAAPAAAAATPRRVVVQASTSELLRCLGEFLCRRCYRLKHLSPTDPVLWLRSVDRSLLLQGWQDQGFITPANVVFLYMLCRDVISAEVATDHELQAVLLTCLYLSYSYMGNEISYPLKPFLVESCKEAFWDRCLSIIDLMSPKMLQVNADPHYFTQVFADLKKESGSEEKGRLLIGLDRGMAHANRSILCLQSKKHGKRQKKPR; this is translated from the exons ATGGGCACGGTGCTGTCGCTGTCGCCGAGCTACCGGAAGGCCCCGCTGTTCGAGGAGGGGGCGGCCACGGTGGGGCACTACACGGCGGTGCAGAACAGCAAGAACGCCAAGGAGAAGGGCCTGAAGCGGCACTCGCTCATCTCGGTGCTGCCCTGGAAGCGCATCGCCGCCGTCTCCGCCAAGAAGAAGAGCTCCAAGAAGGTGCAGCCCAACGGCGGCTACCAGAGCAACGTGACCCACCTCAACAACGAGAACCTGAAGAAGTCCCTGTCGTGCGCCAACCTCGCCACCttcgccccgccgccgcccgccgccgccgccgccgccctcgCCTCGGCGCAGAAGGTGCCGCcggccgcgcccgccgccgccgccgcgacCCCGCGCCGGGTGGTGGTGCAGGCGTCCACCAGCGAGCTGCTGCGCTGCCTCGGCGAGTTCCTGTGCCGCCGCTGCTACCGCCTCAAGCACCTCTCGCCCACCGACCCCGTGCTCTGGCTGCGCTCCGTGGACCGctcgctgctgctgcagggctggcaggacCAGGGCTTCATCACGCCCGCCAACGTGGTCTTCCTCTACATGCTGTGCCGGGACGTCATCTCGGCCGAGGTGGCCACCGACCACGAactgcaggcagtgctgctcACCTGCCTGTACCTGTCCTACTCCTACATGGGCAACGAGATCTCCTACCCGCTCAAGCCCTTCCTGGTGGAGAGCTGTAAGGAGGCCTTCTGGGACCGCTGCCTCTCCATCATCGACCTCATGAGCCCCAAGATGCTGCAGGTCAACGCCGACCCGCACTACTTCACGCAGGTCTTCGCCGACCTCAAGAAGGAGAGCGGCTCCGAGGAGAAGGGGCGGCTGCTCATCGGCCTCGACCG TGGTATGGCGCATGCAAACAGGAGCATTTTGTGTCTTCAGAGCAAAAAACAcggaaaaaggcaaaaaaaaccacgttaa